The window CTGCAGAACCAGACGGTATCCAGGATGCGCAACGAATGCGTCTTTCACGGCCTGGTCCCGGGTCGCCTCTACACAGTGGTGGTCGGTACCCGCAGCGGCGCCTACGAGGCCAGCACCTCCACCCACGGTCGCACCTGTGAGTCTCTCGCCGTCGCCGGTCGATGGGGCGACGAGCCAGAACTCGAGCGAAGCCGGACTCTTTGTCCAGTGCCGGCGGCGGTGGGCTCCTTGCGTGTCGCCCGTCAGTCCTCGCGGgagctttgggtggcctgggcGGCGGCCCCCGGCGACGTGGACCACTATGAGGTGCAGCTGGTCTTCAACGACATGAAGGCGTTCCCGCCGCTCACCCTGGGCGCCGGCGCGGCCGAGTGCCGCGTGAGCTCGCTCACGCCCGGACGCCTCTACAAGGTTTTGGTGTCCACTTTCAGCGGACCCAACCAGAGGACCCGGTTCATCGAGGGCCGCACGGGTGGGTCGGGTGCACCCACGCCTACGCCGTGGCACACGTGTAACAGATCTTCCTCTTTTTACAGGACACGCGTTTTCACATCTTCGTGAGCATCGTCGTATGTTGCGTAGCGCGCTCACAAATGATTATGACAGCGTTATTAACAAGATCAGTGATTGTGATGACACGTTGATCGCGTGATCGCTAAATGGTACCAACCAATCATCGGCATGCTGACGGCTTGCTGTTCCCCGACCGGTTAGCAAGGACGCGGTGCAGTGATGCTGAGAACCGTGTCGACGATGACGCTTTCCCGTTCAGTTCCCAGCCAGGTGAAGAACGTCCAGGTGAGCAACGGCGGCGACGGCAGCAGTTTGACGGTGAGCTGGACGCCGGGCGAGGGCGACGTGGACGGATACGCGGCGGTTCTGCACAGGCAGAACCAGCAGCTGGCCGTGCGGCCCGTCCTCAAACTCCAGAGTCGGGTCGTGTTCGGCTCGCTGCGGCCGGGTCAGCTGTACGGCGTGACGGTTCAGGCGTTCAGCGGCGACCTCTCCAGCAACCGAACGGCCAGCGGACGCACAGGTGAGCTTCCGGGCCGCTTCGGTGCCGCTCGCCCTCTGAACCGCCTCTCGCCACCCCCAGTGCCGTCGGCGGTAACGGCGCTGAACGTGGAGAATCCAGCCGGGACCGACGGGCTGCGGGCGAGCTGGCGCCGAGCGGCGGGCGTGGCGGACGGCTACTTCCTGCAGCTTCTGGACGAGcgaggcggcgtcctcgccaaCGCCACAGCCGGCGGAGCCCTCACGTGGCACACCTTTCACGGTCTCAGCCCGGGAAGGCGCTACGGCATCCTGGTCCGGACCGCGAGCGGCGAAGTCCAAAGCCTCGGGGTCAGCGCTCAGGCTCGCACACGTAAGACTTCCTGTTTGTCAGGTGGCGGCCGTTGAGGAGAGAGAAATCGACCAGTACTtgatgcgcccccccccccccccccccccccgcaataCATTGATCTGgttttcaaatcatttgatCGATAACGGTAAAGAGTTtcgttttgaaaatgaaattgaattattTGCCAGAATTGAAGTCGTCATCATTGATTTGCTTTTTATTACACTTTGAAGAATTCTGACGTGAAATTTTTGTATTCAGTTCTTAACTGTCTTCGTGGTTTGGGCCCAAAATTTGAACTCAGCAATGACGGCACGGACGACCCGAAGAAAACCAAAAATGGCCAAATTAGCCCGAGAGCGTCTTCACCattgttgaccccccccccccccacgcctcaATTATTGGTGGACTTCTGTTGAGGACGTGACCCGCCGGCTCTTCCCGTCAGGTCCCGCGGCCGCCACCCAGCTGTCCGTCAAAAGCGACACCGGCACCGGTCTGGGCCTGACCTGGTCCCGGCCGGCGGGCGACTTGGACTCGTACGACATTGTCCTGTACGGCGCCGACGGGGTCCCGCTGGAGCGTCGCCGGATCGGGCCGTCCGGCCTGGACTGCCGGTTCGGAGGACTCTCGCCCGGTTCCGCCTACCGGCTGGAGGTCGTCACGCGGAGCGGACCTTTGAGCAACAGCTCCGCCGTCTGGGCCAGGACAGGTGTGGGCACGCTGGGCACACGCGTGCCGCGCTGCCATCTTTATTTGCGTGGCCGTCAAGTGTCCCGCCGCGCTCACGTCGGCGCCACCTTGTCTTCCGTCAGTTCCGTCCGCCGTCACGTCTCTGCGTGCCGAGAGCGGCGACGCTTGTGAGCGGCTGCGGGTGTTGTGGCGGCGAGGGCGGGGCGGAGTGGACGGCTACCGGGTGTCGCTGTTCGGCCCCGACGGCTCGCTGCGAGCGCAGGAACGGCTGGGCTCCGACGCCACGGAGTTCATTTTCAGCGACCTGACGCCGGGCCGGCTTTACCGCGTCGACGTCCTGAGCCTCAGCGGCGATCTGGCCAACGGCACCGGCGTGCGCGGGAGGACCGGTGAGGCCGGCGACCGCCGCCGCGGATCCCGAATCTCCTGAATGATTTGGTTgcgttttcattttctcaaaatgttCTCGGTTCTGGAGGACGACTCGGCTTCCGTCTGCGCATCAGAGACGCGGGAGCAATTCGTGGCCCGCAAAATTTGATTTCAACATTGTAATAGAGGCAATTGGTTTTGtgaaaaagaatattttgatgAATGACTTTTTGTGAGAACATCGATGAATTGATCATGGTGAGCATTTATGCTGCGTATTGGTTCGTTCTTCCTTTTCAAAGCAGACACGAGTTTGACATTTCTGGAGTTCCAAATTTTACCGTCAGAGCCTGACTCGTCCAAAATGGCCGACTGACCGTACCGTCACTCCCGATATGGGAAACGGAGTTGTCTGAAGGGGTCGGGGGTCGGGGGTCGAGGGCTAACCTGTAGCGCGTCTCAGCTCCCAGACCGCCGGACGCGTTGCTGTTCCGAGGGGTGACCAACACGTCGCTGGAGGTCACCTGGAGCGCCCCCGGAGACTGCGACTACGACGACTTCGACGTGCGCTGGACGCCTCCCGACCGCGCTTTCGTGGTCAACCCGTACGAGAGTCGCCGGTCCGCCAGTCGGATCCTGAGAGGCTTGTTCCCCGGACGGCTCTACAACGTCAGCCTGCGCACCGTCAGCGGCGCCTGGCGGGACGGGGGCGGGGACGGAGACGGGGGCGGGGCCTCGCCCTCCTACAGCCCGCCTGTCCAGCGCGGCGTTCGCACCAGTAGGTGGCGTCACCCACGTGGCCGCATCTCGCTTTACTGTGGTGCTGGTCCTCGTTAGGctcggtgtcaaactcaaggctcgggggcctGCATCACATCGTGTCTATCAgcttctgagaaaaaaaattttgttcaaatctgcaccaatgTTTGAAATCGTCATATCGTAAACGATAACGTTGggatattgcaagcgtttttgtgttaccgaACAACAGTTGAGTTGAGAAAGCCATTCCGGTTCCTGCACTTTGGAGTCTCCAAGCAATCTCGCTCGTGGAAGACTGGAGGAAAGCCAAGGCCGTGGCGCCGACCGCTTACAACGGCGGAGACGATTCCGACTCAGTTTTTCCACCCGGTCTCCGGTGGCTCGGGACAGCCAGGCGCCGACCCGATTGCAGTTTTCTTAACCGACGTTGCGCTTCCGCAGAACCGTCGCCAGTGGTGGGCCTCCGCTGCCGTCCCCACAGCTCCACGTCCGTCTCCTGCTCTTGGGCGCCCCCGGAGGCCGACTTTGACTCCTACGCCGTGGAGTGCACGCACCAGGACTCGGGGAACCTGGTCTACTCGCGCCGCTGGGACCGGTCCCCGTCCGCCTACGTCATCGGGCGGCTGGAGCCTCACAAGCGCTACGACGTGCGCGTCAAGGTCATCTCGGACGGCAGCGCCAGCGAAGCGTCGCGCGACAGCGTGCTCACCATGATCGACCGTAAGTACCGAGCGCCGTTTGACCCGCTCGGACTCGGACCGCATTAAAAAGCGCCTTCCCTCGTGCCCCTGTGTCATGGGAAGACTTTTAGCCGTTGGTGGCGCTAACGAGCCGACGAGGCCAAACAAAGCCTCAGACCGTGTCCTGTTGTCGTCAGGATTCGAAAGCAACCAAAAACCGAAACCTGAGGGGCGCTGATTGCGGTCCTCGCGTCCCGCCTCGCCCCCAGGCCTTCTGATCATGATGCTTCCCAAAGGCCATCCTCGACAGCAGAGGGCGCTGTTGCGAAATGTGCCCCTCCCCCTCAAATGGGGGAAAATTGATGTTCTGATTCCACGGCTGCAATATGAATCCACAAGACATTTTGACTTTCCTCCActtttgatgtcattttgaaaaGTTCATCCCGTGACGCGGGTACTACGTGTCGGTATGTAAAGGTCAAAGGTCGCCTTTGCCCTAAACGCTCGTCGCCCCGTCTTCAGGTCCTCCGGTGCCGCCCGCCCAGACGCGAGTGGACGCCGCGTCGGCGCTGGCGAGCGCGTCGTCCATCACGTTCCGCTTCAACTGCAGCTGGTTCAGCGACGTCAACGGCGCCGTCAAATTCTTCAGCGTCGTCGTCACCGAGTCCGAAGGCAGGACGACAGCGTTATTATCGCCGTGGCCGCTTGCGACGACTGATCGATGACTGACTGTTAATACACGAATCACCCTGATCGAGCGTCGTCagtgacaaaaacataaatataaaatctttTCCGTCGCGGTTTCGCTCGTAGGCGAGGACGCGGTTTTGCCGGAGCAGCGCCACCCTCTGCCCTCCTACGGCGACTACGTGTCCAACGCCTCCGTCAAGTCCTACCAGACGTCTTTGTTCGCCGGCGGGGGCGTCGCCGAGCCGTGCGGCTACGACATCGCCGTGGGGGCGGGCACGGACGTCCTGGGGGGGTCGTGCGACGGCGACGGGCGACGCTTCTGCGACGGCCCCCTCAAGCCCACGACGGCTTACAggtgcgccgccgccgccgcatcgTAACGCACACGTCGGACGCGGGTCGGCAACGTTGCTCCCGTCTTCCTGGTTGAAAGGGTTtcgtttttttgggtttttttttcccggacaaaatacattttttgcccCCAGTTAGgggcactcccccccccccaccccccccccaaaccaggTTGGAGTTTTTACTCCTCCTCGGTCTCGTTTTCTTGTTCTGTTCCATCTTTGAGGCCCGCACACACGTGGCAATAACGCGACACCGGCTGACGTCGTCTCCCAATGCAAAAACGTGAGCGGTCGCCGCGTTTGTCTTTCAGGCTGAGCGTCCGAGCGTTCACGCGGGCGTCCGACGGCGTTTCTGCGCCGCTGTACGCCGACACCTTCCTGTCGCTGCCCGTGCGAACCGCCGCAGGTGAGCGCTCGCGCGCGGGTCGCCCGCCCGGACGGCCGAAGCTCGCGCGTGACCTCCGACCTCTCCCGTTCCTTCCGGTCGGCAGGCCCCACGAGCGGCGCGGCCGGAGGAATCGGCGCCGCCGTCTTCGTGACGGTCGTCATGGCGACGCTGGCGGCGCTGATCGTCTGGAGACGAAACGCGCAACGCAAAACGTAAGTCCGGTGGGCGCGCGCGTGCGCGTGTAccgtatttgtttttgtctgacgAGCGCACTCGTGTGTGTTAAGCGCGCAGGAGAGTTCATCAGTGGccatgtgtgtgaggagggagcGAGCGTCGCCAAAAGGTCACCTGGGGGTCAGAGGGTGAGGTCACATGACTTGTCACGGCACACGGACACCAGCAGGGTGATGAAAGGGTGCCCCAAGTGTCGTCGTTGTTGTGCACCAATGACGTCAccgacatattttttttttacgtcttaGGAAGTGTCGTCGCATGACAAGGTAAGAAAAAttactttctgtatttttaagACTCGCCCCAAAGAAATTTTAGCTACCAATATTTTTGGCTGATTTTCTAATAATTTTTGTCACTGTTCTTTTTAGTGtaaaaatattcttttgtttttggtgcgTTTGCGATGTTTAGTTTTGCGAAGGACTTCTTTCGTAGTTCTGCCTGCTTTTGTAATCGTGTTTTTTGGCCTTTCAGTCCCATCAACGTCATCGACTTTGAGCGCCACTACCACAAACTTCAGGCCGACGCCCACTTCCTGCTTTCCGAGCAATACGAGGTGACGACACGTCTGGTCTCATTTCTGTATTTGCGACTTTCTAGCTCCTCCCACCACCGCGAGGACTACTTTATAAaagtatgccccccccccccacccttctgaaatgtttcaattttttcCTGACTTCCTTTCAGATtgtcaaacaaaagtaaatgtcagaCAAATTCCAGCCAAGTGAATTCAAAGTTCTGTTTTCGCTCGGAATTCACAATTCCCTCAATGACAACCAgtcgtccaggtcctgaaggagcgAAGCAGCCCAAGCCCGTCCTTCGAATGTTTCTTATGCAATTCTGCGCCTCGTAACCCGACACGTACGCACGTTCCACAAAGCTCAACTTTCATCTCGTCAGTCCAGATCAAGTCTTTCGGGGTCGGCGGCGGGTTTGTCCGTGAAACTCCGTTTTTGGCCCGCAGTGCCGTGAACTCGCACCTTCGCTGTTCCGAGGCGCTACGAATGTTGACGTTGAGAATCGGTACCGACAAAACGGGGCTGACGTGGATCCGACGTGGATTTGAATTCCGATTCAGTTGAACTGAAATGAGTTTGAATGCgggaaaaatcaaaaatttgGTGGAGGGAATTGAGTCAGTTCAAAGTTTTTTCGTCGACGTTCTCCTCCCGTCGCCAGAGTCTGAAGGACGCCGGTCGCAACCAAACCACGGACGCCGCCTTGCTGCCGGAGAACCGCGGGAAGAACCGATACAACAACATCCTGCCCTGTGAGATATGAGCGCGCGCGCGCTCGCGGGTTGGAACTGCAAAGACGCGTTTGGCTGACGAGTTTGTTTGCAGACGACTCAACGAGAGTCAAATTGACGTGCGTGGACGACGACCTGACCTCCGACTACATCAATGCCAGTTACATCCCCGTAAGTCCTCTTCGCGCGCTCTCTCGACCGCCGTCGACCTTATTGCGCTTGTTCCGTCGCGACGGGAGGGCAACCGCTTCCGGCGCGAGTACATCGCCGCCCAGGGGCCGCTGCCGGGGACCAAAGACGATTTCTGGAAGATGGTCTGGGAGCAAAACGTCTACAACGTGGTCATGCTGACGCAGTGCGTGGAGAAAGGACGGGTGCGTAGCTAACGAGCGCGGCGCCGGCCAAACTCTGCGACTCCATGACGAAGTTTGCGCCACCAGGTCAAGTGTGACCGCTACTGGCCGGCGGACCGGGACCCGCTTTACTACGGCGACCTGATCGTCCGCCTGACCTCCGAGTCGACGCTGCCCGAGTGGACCATCCGAGAGTTCCGCATCTGCTCGGTGAGTGGCGGCGGGCGAGCGGGCGGACTTGTTGACGCGACGCCTCGTACGTGTTTGTGCGCGTCTCAGGAGGACGATCCGCGGCACGTGCGCCTGCTCCGTCATTTCCACTTCACCGTGTGGCCCGATCACGGCGTGCCCGACGGGACGCGGGCGCTGGTCCACTTCGTCAGAACCGTCCGAGATTTTGTCAACAGGAGCCCGGCCGGGGGACCCACAGTCGTGCACTGCAGGTACGCAATCGCGTCCCGTCGGCTCCGTCGTCGTCGCTCTGGTGACGCTCGCGGCTTTTCGGGGGCTTCAGCGCCGGCGTGGGTCGCACGGGAACCTTCGTGGCGCTGGACCGCCTCCTGCAGCAGTCGGACACGTGCGACACGCTGGACGTTTACGGGTGCGTTTGGCAGCTCCGCCTGCACCGCTCGCACATGCTGCAGACGGAGGTTTGTGTGGGGAGAAGCGGGAGGAGTCGTGGCAAAAGCGCCCGCTCGGGTTTTCACCGACTCGTTGTGGCGCGTGCGTCTTTTTGCAGCGTCAGTACGCGTTTGTGCATCAGTGCGTCAGCGACGTGCTGCGAGCCAGGAACACGACGACGGTGTTTGAAAACGTCAGCTTGAGCCAGGTCAGACGCCTCCTTCTTTGTCTCAGAGCCACGTAGTTTTCCGTGTTCtggatcttttctttttgtactatttttgttttgtccagcCCTCCGTTTGACATTATCCTGCATGTTTGTTTCATattggtttattattttttgggtgagCACGTCTTGTGCTTTGTCTACATTTGTGCGAGATGATCCTCACCGTGTTGTATTGCGTCCTCAGACGCTGTGCGAGCAACCTTAACTCCGGGAGACGAGTCCGCCCAGATGACGTCATTAAAACGagccgtctgtgtgtgtgtgtgtgtgtgtgtgagacgtcATCCAAACGGTGACGTATGAagattgcttattttttttaaatgttgcggCTTATGATTTTGCACATTTCTCTTAAaagttgtacagtattttgacgGATATAGGACtgagcatatattctttattttattattattgtcaatgtattttttttttcttgaaaatgagGAAGAAAATGTTTCCTTATCTttacttcattttgttttgtgtaaagCACATAAAGATGGCGTTCACGGGTGTATAGTCCAACGCGCCATTgtaaattattactattattgaaATGCATTCTAAATGTGCTAAAACGACAATACCGCTATGCCGGGTGACGCGAGGAACTCCGAAGTGCAACTTGCACACGCATGTATCGATCGGTAGATCCGACCCGCGCATTTTGAGTTCCGTGCGGACTGGGACGCTAAGCTAAGCTAGCCAGGCGCATTCATTCGTCGTGTGTGTCTAGTAAGAAAAGCAAAGGATGACGCGACTCCcttttatgtggaaaaaaacaaagtacatttaaagtttttgaaaaatgttgtttatTGCTAGCGTGCACTTTGGCGTTGACAAAACAGTCACCCTCATGGAAATGGATTATTCCTGATTGCCTTCTGTGGGAACGTCGACCTCTCCAACATGGCCGCTATGTTGCGCGTCATTAACTTGGCGTTTCTCGGCAATGTGCCAATGCAAGGTAGTCACTCACCTCGCACCAATGACGTACAACGCGTCGTTGCCCCCACAC of the Syngnathoides biaculeatus isolate LvHL_M chromosome 14, ASM1980259v1, whole genome shotgun sequence genome contains:
- the LOC133512355 gene encoding receptor-type tyrosine-protein phosphatase beta-like isoform X3, whose product is MRRKTEDDLFERNFLEVKRVKRSRLWRPRLTSAPASGSTYIPASGAISPSASAPNSGPSSSGTSAFAVIPTSAPTSDSTSTSLSGPTYTPASGAVSPSASTPESSPGSSPTSTPSSGSTSTSLSSPGSSPTTIPASIPTSTPASGPNATPASGPTANSASSPASFATTVTPFTPTSTPASGFTSTFLSSPGSSPTTIPPSIPTSTPASGPNATPASGPTANSASSPASFATTVTAFPPTSIPTSPPASIPSPTPDSIPTTARGSSPASFATTVTPSTPTATSASSPSPIPPSSPTSTPASGSTSTSLSSPGSSPTTIPPSIPTSTPASGPNSTPASGPTATSLSSPISSQERSSPGSSPTTIPPSIPTSTPASGPNSTPASGPTANSASSPASCATTVTPFTPTSTPASGSTSTSLSSPGSSPTTIPASIPTSTLASGPNSTPASGPTANSASSPASFATTVSPFTPSATSASIPSPIPPSNPTSTPASSPASFATTVTPSTPSATSASSPTTRPASARASSPPSYATPLTASKPSSPAAAAPPPVPIDTPPSTPTTSPGATPTGRAGPKVILPTTTGAGSQRGGPSCSVTFTQVKVGVNRVLLTFSSQRQCRNFTAAATHDGNVSVGVSDCRAVAPGAANFTCAVTGLQAGTVYRVAVSSAQRGPAEPAGRAEVQTVPDGVSALSAASLPDGTALRLTWTPPSGYWEKYNLLLWNGSTVVLNQTIHKLSRSYVVAAGVLGLIAGRVYAAEVTVLSGILTSTARCQARLAPGPVQGLHVLWADDSGVQIQWRPPSGEWDGFTAVVRQAGSDSAAARSLLPREATGCAFRGLASGRLYTVTVTTGSGNLSSSASADAWTAPSQVARLQVSNLGSTESLLVQWEPAGGDVDLYVVLLVHEDSVIKNQSVPADAVGLTFRELRPGAFYRVVVTTVRAGRSSRQTLAEGRTVPAAVTEITVSNNGRTDFLSVSWRPALGEVDTYVVALRNRDETLHTLVVSKSSHQCVFSSLVSGRLYNVSVSTRSGTFRNHTSVLGRTQPSKVQNPTATHGARDDFLKVYWRPASGDFDLYLVSIKHNNAVLQNQTVSRMRNECVFHGLVPGRLYTVVVGTRSGAYEASTSTHGRTLPAAVGSLRVARQSSRELWVAWAAAPGDVDHYEVQLVFNDMKAFPPLTLGAGAAECRVSSLTPGRLYKVLVSTFSGPNQRTRFIEGRTVPSQVKNVQVSNGGDGSSLTVSWTPGEGDVDGYAAVLHRQNQQLAVRPVLKLQSRVVFGSLRPGQLYGVTVQAFSGDLSSNRTASGRTVPSAVTALNVENPAGTDGLRASWRRAAGVADGYFLQLLDERGGVLANATAGGALTWHTFHGLSPGRRYGILVRTASGEVQSLGVSAQARTRPAAATQLSVKSDTGTGLGLTWSRPAGDLDSYDIVLYGADGVPLERRRIGPSGLDCRFGGLSPGSAYRLEVVTRSGPLSNSSAVWARTVPSAVTSLRAESGDACERLRVLWRRGRGGVDGYRVSLFGPDGSLRAQERLGSDATEFIFSDLTPGRLYRVDVLSLSGDLANGTGVRGRTAPRPPDALLFRGVTNTSLEVTWSAPGDCDYDDFDVRWTPPDRAFVVNPYESRRSASRILRGLFPGRLYNVSLRTVSGAWRDGGGDGDGGGASPSYSPPVQRGVRTKPSPVVGLRCRPHSSTSVSCSWAPPEADFDSYAVECTHQDSGNLVYSRRWDRSPSAYVIGRLEPHKRYDVRVKVISDGSASEASRDSVLTMIDRPPVPPAQTRVDAASALASASSITFRFNCSWFSDVNGAVKFFSVVVTESEGEDAVLPEQRHPLPSYGDYVSNASVKSYQTSLFAGGGVAEPCGYDIAVGAGTDVLGGSCDGDGRRFCDGPLKPTTAYRLSVRAFTRASDGVSAPLYADTFLSLPVRTAAGPTSGAAGGIGAAVFVTVVMATLAALIVWRRNAQRKTAQESSSVAMCVRRERASPKGHLGVRGKCRRMTSPINVIDFERHYHKLQADAHFLLSEQYESLKDAGRNQTTDAALLPENRGKNRYNNILPYDSTRVKLTCVDDDLTSDYINASYIPGNRFRREYIAAQGPLPGTKDDFWKMVWEQNVYNVVMLTQCVEKGRVKCDRYWPADRDPLYYGDLIVRLTSESTLPEWTIREFRICSEDDPRHVRLLRHFHFTVWPDHGVPDGTRALVHFVRTVRDFVNRSPAGGPTVVHCSAGVGRTGTFVALDRLLQQSDTCDTLDVYGCVWQLRLHRSHMLQTERQYAFVHQCVSDVLRARNTTTVFENVSLSQTLCEQP
- the LOC133512355 gene encoding receptor-type tyrosine-protein phosphatase beta-like isoform X2, which gives rise to MSPAVMGASLTSADVSATSASVSAPRFSDGGGSAADPGTGASGSTPAGSRASLATSTFYSAPTAGALVSNVAPLLAAGPASPAASDPASTPPSGLTSTSFSPSRLTSAPASGSTYIPASGAISPSASAPNSGPSSSGTSAFAVIPTSAPTSDSTSTSLSGPTYTPASGAVSPSASTPESSPGSSPTSTPSSGSTSTSLSSPGSSPTTIPASIPTSTPASGPNATPASGPTANSASSPASFATTVTPFTPTSTPASGFTSTFLSSPGSSPTTIPPSIPTSTPASGPNATPASGPTANSASSPASFATTVTAFPPTSIPTSPPASIPSPTPDSIPTTARGSSPASFATTVTPSTPTATSASSPSPIPPSSPTSTPASGSTSTSLSSPGSSPTTIPPSIPTSTPASGPNSTPASGPTATSLSSPISSQERSSPGSSPTTIPPSIPTSTPASGPNSTPASGPTANSASSPASCATTVTPFTPTSTPASGSTSTSLSSPGSSPTTIPASIPTSTLASGPNSTPASGPTANSASSPASFATTVSPFTPSATSASIPSPIPPSNPTSTPASSPASFATTVTPSTPSATSASSPTTRPASARASSPPSYATPLTASKPSSPAAAAPPPVPIDTPPSTPTTSPGATPTGRAGPKVILPTTTGAGSQRGGPSCSVTFTQVKVGVNRVLLTFSSQRQCRNFTAAATHDGNVSVGVSDCRAVAPGAANFTCAVTGLQAGTVYRVAVSSAQRGPAEPAGRAEVQTVPDGVSALSAASLPDGTALRLTWTPPSGYWEKYNLLLWNGSTVVLNQTIHKLSRSYVVAAGVLGLIAGRVYAAEVTVLSGILTSTARCQARLAPGPVQGLHVLWADDSGVQIQWRPPSGEWDGFTAVVRQAGSDSAAARSLLPREATGCAFRGLASGRLYTVTVTTGSGNLSSSASADAWTAPSQVARLQVSNLGSTESLLVQWEPAGGDVDLYVVLLVHEDSVIKNQSVPADAVGLTFRELRPGAFYRVVVTTVRAGRSSRQTLAEGRTVPAAVTEITVSNNGRTDFLSVSWRPALGEVDTYVVALRNRDETLHTLVVSKSSHQCVFSSLVSGRLYNVSVSTRSGTFRNHTSVLGRTQPSKVQNPTATHGARDDFLKVYWRPASGDFDLYLVSIKHNNAVLQNQTVSRMRNECVFHGLVPGRLYTVVVGTRSGAYEASTSTHGRTLPAAVGSLRVARQSSRELWVAWAAAPGDVDHYEVQLVFNDMKAFPPLTLGAGAAECRVSSLTPGRLYKVLVSTFSGPNQRTRFIEGRTVPSQVKNVQVSNGGDGSSLTVSWTPGEGDVDGYAAVLHRQNQQLAVRPVLKLQSRVVFGSLRPGQLYGVTVQAFSGDLSSNRTASGRTVPSAVTALNVENPAGTDGLRASWRRAAGVADGYFLQLLDERGGVLANATAGGALTWHTFHGLSPGRRYGILVRTASGEVQSLGVSAQARTRPAAATQLSVKSDTGTGLGLTWSRPAGDLDSYDIVLYGADGVPLERRRIGPSGLDCRFGGLSPGSAYRLEVVTRSGPLSNSSAVWARTVPSAVTSLRAESGDACERLRVLWRRGRGGVDGYRVSLFGPDGSLRAQERLGSDATEFIFSDLTPGRLYRVDVLSLSGDLANGTGVRGRTAPRPPDALLFRGVTNTSLEVTWSAPGDCDYDDFDVRWTPPDRAFVVNPYESRRSASRILRGLFPGRLYNVSLRTVSGAWRDGGGDGDGGGASPSYSPPVQRGVRTKPSPVVGLRCRPHSSTSVSCSWAPPEADFDSYAVECTHQDSGNLVYSRRWDRSPSAYVIGRLEPHKRYDVRVKVISDGSASEASRDSVLTMIDRPPVPPAQTRVDAASALASASSITFRFNCSWFSDVNGAVKFFSVVVTESEGEDAVLPEQRHPLPSYGDYVSNASVKSYQTSLFAGGGVAEPCGYDIAVGAGTDVLGGSCDGDGRRFCDGPLKPTTAYRLSVRAFTRASDGVSAPLYADTFLSLPVRTAAGPTSGAAGGIGAAVFVTVVMATLAALIVWRRNAQRKTAQESSSVAMCVRRERASPKGHLGVRGKCRRMTSPINVIDFERHYHKLQADAHFLLSEQYESLKDAGRNQTTDAALLPENRGKNRYNNILPYDSTRVKLTCVDDDLTSDYINASYIPGNRFRREYIAAQGPLPGTKDDFWKMVWEQNVYNVVMLTQCVEKGRVKCDRYWPADRDPLYYGDLIVRLTSESTLPEWTIREFRICSEDDPRHVRLLRHFHFTVWPDHGVPDGTRALVHFVRTVRDFVNRSPAGGPTVVHCSAGVGRTGTFVALDRLLQQSDTCDTLDVYGCVWQLRLHRSHMLQTERQYAFVHQCVSDVLRARNTTTVFENVSLSQTLCEQP